From a single Bacteroidia bacterium genomic region:
- a CDS encoding prolyl oligopeptidase family serine peptidase translates to MTQDFSFTTAAGNLISITLYGAESLGDGPAILYVHGLKGFKDWGFVPYAGNFFAERGFSFFCFNFSHNGIGKDKENLTETDKFEKNTFSLEVSETLEVIHLITHTNFFGKDLHHKLGLIGHSRGGGISILAASRAEKVAALCTWAAVSNFDRYTKEDRQKWRKKGHYEVVNSRTGQILKMGLPILDDLEKNGRSKLNILQAAKTFQRPLLLLHGQEDETVPFFEAEHLNIYGDPNHTLMRIIPNGTHTFGATHPFTETTAPLTQVLQHSLDFFNKHLK, encoded by the coding sequence ATGACACAGGACTTCAGCTTTACCACTGCAGCAGGCAATCTTATCTCAATTACGCTCTATGGCGCAGAATCGCTCGGAGATGGCCCTGCTATTCTATATGTTCATGGCCTGAAAGGATTTAAGGACTGGGGGTTTGTGCCTTACGCAGGTAATTTTTTTGCTGAGCGGGGGTTCAGTTTTTTCTGTTTCAACTTTTCACACAACGGAATCGGAAAGGACAAAGAAAACCTGACGGAGACTGATAAGTTTGAAAAAAATACTTTCAGCCTGGAGGTAAGTGAAACCTTAGAAGTCATTCATCTGATCACCCATACCAATTTTTTCGGTAAAGATCTCCACCACAAACTGGGACTGATCGGTCATAGCCGGGGGGGAGGGATCAGTATCCTCGCGGCGAGCCGGGCCGAAAAGGTAGCAGCGCTATGTACCTGGGCTGCGGTTTCAAATTTTGACCGGTATACCAAAGAAGATCGACAAAAGTGGAGAAAAAAAGGACACTACGAAGTAGTTAATTCCCGTACCGGACAAATTTTAAAAATGGGACTCCCGATTTTGGATGATCTGGAAAAAAATGGAAGGAGCAAACTTAATATCCTTCAGGCTGCCAAAACATTCCAGCGCCCGCTCTTGCTGCTACACGGGCAGGAAGACGAAACTGTTCCATTTTTTGAAGCCGAACATCTCAATATTTACGGAGATCCCAACCACACGCTCATGCGCATTATCCCAAATGGTACCCATACATTTGGCGCAACCCATCCCTTTACAGAAACCACTGCGCCGCTTACCCAGGTGCTACAGCATAGCCTGGATTTTTTCAACAAACACCTCAAGTAA
- the holA gene encoding DNA polymerase III subunit delta has translation MSFQKLIQEIRQKKFAPVYYLHGEETYFIDKIVEELDKDGAVLTASETAFNREVLYGPETTASKIINACRSFPVMAQYKLIILKEAQRLNKTEADKLKSYLAQPVPSTILVMAFKGPKTGLPAAVAKTLHKSTAVYQAKKMYDQDVQQWVTGHISDIGLECDPGIPAILVTNLGTNLNLIENELEKMFLYLKATGQKKITQQFVYEMINVDKEFNVFELTNALGKRDVYRSHMIIDRLTQNSKTNPPVLTVNGLFRFFHQIALLKQFQLKDVNAVKNKLDVNYYAAKDYLEASKSYNLSQVYRNIGYIQDADLQLKGMIPSNMDESHVLKTLVWQILN, from the coding sequence ATGTCCTTTCAAAAGCTGATTCAGGAAATACGTCAGAAAAAATTTGCACCGGTATATTATCTCCACGGTGAAGAGACCTATTTTATCGATAAAATTGTCGAAGAACTAGATAAAGACGGGGCTGTCCTCACCGCTTCAGAAACAGCTTTCAACAGAGAAGTATTGTATGGCCCGGAAACAACCGCAAGCAAAATCATCAATGCCTGCCGCAGTTTTCCAGTCATGGCACAGTACAAACTGATCATCCTGAAAGAAGCACAACGCCTCAACAAAACAGAAGCCGACAAACTCAAAAGTTATCTGGCACAACCGGTCCCTTCCACGATTCTTGTCATGGCATTTAAAGGACCGAAAACCGGCCTCCCCGCCGCTGTGGCAAAAACCCTTCATAAAAGCACTGCTGTCTATCAGGCAAAAAAAATGTATGATCAGGATGTGCAGCAATGGGTAACAGGGCATATCAGCGATATCGGACTCGAATGCGACCCCGGCATTCCTGCTATACTGGTGACCAATCTCGGTACAAACCTAAACCTCATAGAAAATGAGCTGGAGAAAATGTTTCTCTATCTGAAAGCTACAGGTCAGAAAAAAATCACCCAACAGTTTGTGTATGAAATGATCAATGTCGATAAGGAGTTTAATGTGTTTGAATTGACCAATGCCCTCGGAAAAAGGGATGTGTATCGATCACATATGATCATTGACCGACTGACTCAAAATTCGAAAACAAATCCGCCGGTGCTTACGGTCAATGGATTGTTTCGCTTCTTCCATCAGATTGCGCTGCTGAAGCAGTTTCAGTTGAAAGATGTAAATGCGGTAAAAAATAAGCTCGATGTCAACTATTATGCAGCAAAAGATTATCTGGAAGCCAGCAAATCTTATAACCTCTCACAGGTGTATCGAAACATCGGCTATATTCAGGATGCCGACCTCCAGCTAAAAGGAATGATCCCCTCAAACATGGATGAATCCCATGTCCTCAAAACCCTTGTCTGGCAGATTCTCAACTAA
- a CDS encoding TRAP transporter large permease has translation MTVLILALSFIILLAIGVPIAYSIGISAILTIAVSMPGDIALSTIAQRMATGLDSFPLLAIPFFILAGQLMNAGGIARRLISFARTLIGWLPGALAHINILANMLFGAISGSAVAAASAIGGAMHSQMVDEGYDPEYNASVNISSATTGMIIPPSNIMIVYSLASGGVSIGALFVAGYIPGVLIGLVLMLVAGVIAVRKKYPTQSKLSKEKVARRLMYAIPGLLVLVGMVALSRSVIGAMENTTMRYLLNFLLWGGYLAVMAVFGRKIFTHKLSGIQRSLSQIAFLLWGGVYAKKDNREGEEFYRFTMGFQTFLDAVPSLFLLLIVIGGIIAGVFTATEASVIAVLYTLLLAFIYGEVKISHLPEVLLNAVKTTSIVLILIATSMAMSWVLAFENIPQDVSAALLSISDSKIVILIIINLVLLAVGVFMDMTPAVLIFTPIFLPVVQELGVDPVHFGIIMIMNLCIGLCTPPVGSVLFVGAAVANVSISRLIRPLLPLFMAMLLILILTTYIPEISLWLPGTLGMLK, from the coding sequence ATGACAGTTCTTATACTCGCTTTAAGTTTTATCATTCTGCTGGCTATCGGTGTGCCGATCGCTTACAGCATTGGCATATCAGCTATCCTGACGATTGCCGTAAGTATGCCGGGCGATATTGCGCTCAGTACAATCGCACAGCGTATGGCCACCGGCCTCGATAGTTTTCCGTTGCTGGCTATTCCGTTTTTTATCCTTGCCGGGCAATTGATGAATGCGGGGGGAATTGCCCGTCGGCTGATCAGTTTTGCCCGTACCCTGATCGGATGGCTTCCCGGCGCATTGGCCCATATCAATATCCTCGCCAATATGCTTTTTGGGGCTATTTCGGGATCTGCGGTAGCTGCTGCCTCGGCCATCGGTGGGGCGATGCACAGCCAGATGGTCGATGAAGGATATGACCCTGAATACAATGCTTCGGTAAATATCAGCTCCGCAACTACGGGTATGATTATTCCTCCCAGCAATATTATGATTGTCTATTCTCTTGCCAGTGGCGGTGTTTCTATCGGTGCACTGTTTGTGGCTGGTTATATCCCCGGCGTGCTGATTGGGCTGGTACTGATGCTGGTGGCAGGGGTGATCGCTGTCAGGAAAAAATACCCGACACAGAGCAAATTGTCGAAAGAAAAAGTAGCGCGTCGTCTGATGTATGCAATACCGGGCTTGTTGGTGCTGGTGGGAATGGTTGCACTCAGCAGAAGTGTGATTGGGGCGATGGAAAATACAACGATGCGTTATCTGCTCAACTTTTTATTATGGGGGGGATATCTGGCGGTGATGGCTGTATTTGGAAGGAAAATATTCACCCATAAACTTTCCGGAATCCAACGGTCGCTGAGCCAGATTGCCTTTTTGCTGTGGGGTGGGGTATATGCAAAAAAAGACAATCGAGAAGGGGAGGAATTTTATCGGTTTACGATGGGTTTCCAGACTTTTCTGGATGCTGTACCCAGCCTGTTTCTTCTGTTGATTGTCATTGGAGGAATCATCGCCGGGGTATTTACCGCAACGGAAGCTTCTGTGATTGCAGTGCTATACACCTTATTGCTGGCTTTTATTTATGGAGAAGTGAAAATCTCGCATTTGCCGGAAGTATTGTTAAATGCAGTCAAGACTACCTCTATCGTACTGATTCTGATTGCCACTTCTATGGCTATGTCCTGGGTGCTTGCATTTGAAAATATTCCTCAGGATGTCAGTGCTGCGCTTCTCTCCATTAGCGATAGCAAAATTGTCATTCTGATCATCATCAATCTTGTGCTGCTGGCCGTAGGGGTATTTATGGATATGACGCCTGCGGTATTGATTTTTACTCCAATATTTTTGCCGGTTGTGCAGGAATTGGGGGTTGATCCAGTGCATTTTGGGATCATCATGATCATGAACCTTTGTATTGGTCTTTGTACACCGCCGGTGGGTTCTGTTTTGTTTGTGGGTGCTGCCGTAGCCAATGTGAGTATCAGCAGGCTGATAAGGCCGCTGTTGCCGTTGTTTATGGCCATGCTGCTAATTTTAATACTGACCACCTACATCCCCGAAATCAGTCTCTGGCTTCCGGGAACATTGGGCATGCTGAAATAA
- a CDS encoding TRAP transporter small permease yields MKKSIDRILEIILIVFMSLMVINVTWQVLSRFLAQWGVIAAASSASEELARFFLVWLGLMGAAYATGKNMHLAVDLLPNSLAGRSKRNLNMVIHGVVFVFAFVVMTLGGFFLTKLTFELKQTSPVLFMPLGYLYMAVPVSGLITAWYSLANILEVKNS; encoded by the coding sequence ATGAAAAAATCCATTGACCGGATTCTCGAAATCATTCTGATTGTATTTATGTCTCTCATGGTGATCAATGTCACCTGGCAGGTTCTGTCCCGGTTCCTTGCGCAGTGGGGGGTAATTGCAGCTGCGAGTTCTGCTTCGGAAGAACTCGCGCGGTTTTTTCTGGTATGGCTGGGCCTGATGGGTGCTGCTTATGCTACGGGTAAGAATATGCACCTGGCCGTTGACCTGCTTCCCAATAGTTTGGCCGGGCGGTCCAAACGAAACCTGAATATGGTTATTCACGGGGTGGTTTTTGTATTTGCTTTTGTAGTGATGACCCTGGGTGGTTTTTTTCTCACAAAGCTCACCTTTGAGTTGAAACAAACCTCTCCGGTTCTCTTTATGCCACTGGGTTATCTGTATATGGCTGTTCCCGTGAGCGGACTGATTACCGCATGGTATAGCCTGGCCAATATCCTTGAGGTGAAAAACAGTTAA
- a CDS encoding TRAP transporter substrate-binding protein has protein sequence MRKQRILAIILGVCMLSGLSCEKILNHRSLKLAHGLPIDHPVHKSMEFMAKRCAEISDGKLLIDIYPNEQLGREREAVELLQVGSIAITKVSGAVLENFAPKLRVLGLPYIWRSREHQFKVLDGPIGELLLEAPSAYRLRGLCFYDAGFRSFYTTQKGIHTPDDLSGMKIRVQKSKTATDMVNLLGGSATPIDWGELYSALQQGVVDGAENNPPSFETSRHYEICKYYSLNEHSAVPDVLLISTRWWEILSAQEREWLMEAVHESVIFERKAWAEAEQKSLDVIKAAGVEVIYPDKTPFMDKLSGVFDQYKSEPELYDLILQIQNVKADSVSSSINPSTLTQ, from the coding sequence ATGAGAAAACAACGAATACTGGCGATTATACTTGGCGTGTGCATGCTGAGTGGTTTGTCCTGTGAAAAAATTCTGAACCATCGGTCTCTTAAGCTGGCACACGGGCTTCCGATCGACCATCCTGTGCACAAGTCGATGGAGTTTATGGCTAAAAGATGCGCCGAAATCTCCGATGGCAAACTTCTGATCGACATTTATCCCAATGAACAATTAGGCAGGGAAAGAGAGGCCGTAGAACTCCTCCAGGTTGGCAGCATTGCGATAACCAAGGTATCGGGTGCGGTACTGGAAAATTTCGCGCCAAAGCTCAGGGTACTGGGCCTCCCGTATATATGGCGAAGTCGTGAACATCAGTTTAAGGTGCTCGATGGCCCTATCGGAGAATTGTTGTTGGAAGCTCCTTCCGCTTATCGCCTTCGCGGACTGTGTTTTTACGATGCGGGTTTCAGATCATTTTATACTACACAAAAAGGTATTCATACCCCTGATGACCTTTCGGGGATGAAAATTCGTGTCCAGAAAAGTAAAACTGCCACAGATATGGTCAATCTTCTGGGCGGATCTGCTACCCCCATTGACTGGGGGGAACTGTACAGCGCGCTCCAGCAGGGGGTGGTCGATGGGGCAGAAAATAACCCGCCGAGCTTTGAAACCTCCCGGCATTATGAAATTTGCAAATATTATTCCCTCAATGAACATTCAGCGGTGCCGGATGTCTTGCTGATCAGTACGAGGTGGTGGGAAATTCTTTCGGCACAGGAGCGCGAATGGCTTATGGAAGCCGTACATGAGTCTGTCATCTTTGAAAGGAAAGCATGGGCCGAAGCCGAACAAAAATCGCTGGATGTAATAAAAGCTGCGGGCGTAGAGGTGATTTACCCCGATAAAACGCCTTTTATGGACAAGCTTTCGGGCGTTTTTGATCAGTACAAATCGGAACCTGAGTTATATGATCTCATCCTTCAGATACAAAATGTAAAGGCCGATTCAGTAAGTTCTTCCATTAACCCTTCTACCCTGACTCAATGA
- the uxaC gene encoding glucuronate isomerase, whose product MKGFLDEHFLLQTETARFLYHEHAKDMPVIDYHCHLSPEDIANDRQFENLTRIWLEGDHYKWRAMRTNGVPERYCTGDASDYEKFEKWAETVPWTMRNPLYHWTHMELKRPFEISKILNSDTAREIYDECTAKLQQPDFSTRGILKQMNVKVICTTDDPIDSLEAHKKIKADDFGIQVLPAFRPDKSLNIENPPAYNAYMERLSEVTGFEISHFIDLLNALQERVDYFHENGARLSDHGLETMYAEAFDYDDINRIFHKVRLGTTPDPQEIQQFKSAVLYHLGEMYHEKGWTMQFHLGALRNNSSRMVKLLGPDTGFDSIGDFEIARPLAKFLNRLDTENKLCKTILYNLNPRDNELMATMIGNFNDGSFPGKMQFGSAWWFLDQKDGMEKQINALSNMGLLSRFVGMLTDSRSFLSYPRHEYFRRILCNMLGNDVENGELPNDRKWLGQLVENICYHNAKAYFGF is encoded by the coding sequence ATGAAAGGATTTTTGGACGAACATTTTCTATTACAAACAGAAACTGCCCGGTTTCTCTACCATGAGCATGCGAAAGACATGCCTGTGATTGACTACCATTGTCATTTGTCTCCGGAGGATATTGCCAATGATCGGCAATTTGAAAACCTCACCCGTATCTGGCTGGAAGGTGATCACTACAAATGGCGGGCAATGCGCACCAATGGTGTCCCCGAAAGATATTGTACCGGCGATGCCTCAGACTATGAGAAGTTTGAAAAATGGGCAGAGACAGTGCCGTGGACCATGCGCAATCCGCTGTATCATTGGACGCACATGGAGCTAAAGCGTCCGTTTGAGATTTCTAAAATTCTCAATTCCGATACGGCCAGAGAGATTTATGATGAATGTACAGCTAAACTTCAGCAGCCTGATTTTTCGACCCGCGGTATCCTCAAACAAATGAATGTAAAGGTTATCTGTACAACCGATGACCCTATAGATTCTCTGGAAGCTCATAAAAAAATCAAAGCCGACGATTTCGGTATTCAGGTTCTCCCTGCATTCCGCCCCGATAAATCACTCAATATCGAAAATCCTCCTGCCTATAATGCGTACATGGAAAGGCTTTCGGAAGTTACGGGTTTTGAAATCAGTCACTTTATCGATTTGTTGAATGCCTTACAGGAGCGGGTGGATTATTTTCATGAAAATGGCGCACGACTCTCTGACCATGGTCTTGAGACGATGTATGCAGAGGCGTTTGACTATGACGACATCAACCGCATTTTTCATAAAGTGAGGCTGGGTACAACCCCCGATCCTCAGGAGATTCAGCAGTTTAAATCAGCCGTTTTATACCATCTGGGTGAAATGTATCATGAAAAAGGCTGGACAATGCAGTTTCACCTCGGTGCTCTGAGAAACAATAGTTCCCGAATGGTGAAGCTGCTGGGCCCTGATACAGGCTTTGATTCGATCGGTGATTTTGAAATCGCCCGGCCACTGGCAAAGTTTCTCAACCGGCTCGACACCGAAAATAAACTTTGTAAAACGATTCTCTACAACCTCAATCCCCGCGACAATGAACTGATGGCTACCATGATCGGCAATTTTAACGATGGTTCATTTCCCGGTAAGATGCAGTTTGGTTCGGCATGGTGGTTTCTCGACCAGAAAGACGGGATGGAAAAACAGATCAATGCGCTTTCCAATATGGGCCTTCTGAGCCGCTTTGTAGGTATGCTTACAGATTCGCGCAGTTTCCTTTCTTACCCCCGGCATGAATACTTCCGAAGAATTCTTTGTAATATGCTCGGCAATGATGTTGAAAATGGAGAATTGCCCAATGATCGCAAATGGCTGGGGCAATTGGTGGAGAATATCTGTTATCACAATGCGAAAGCATATTTTGGTTTCTGA